Proteins from one Drosophila gunungcola strain Sukarami chromosome 3R, Dgunungcola_SK_2, whole genome shotgun sequence genomic window:
- the LOC128252420 gene encoding putative transcription factor capicua isoform X3 encodes MLSAANATATATHAGAAAAIAAAETYVITNKQQQHQQQQQQVFVVAANKMVIPATGATIAGIPTATTTAAVESTATQQHQQQHQQHVLFQPHLQTTTAATSTPQQQQQQQPPQPRQHPKKRKFDPAELDKTEQHPQQQQQHPQQQQQLSVQKLQKPADTNGNSDGLANGNQLHRMIVSCGAGTGNNSSNSSSNSSSSDIKQQQRIIIASPLQHGSGSTYKQHVSSGNNSHAATIIHQQRTHTPTTAVYYQQQQQQQQQQQQQQRFSFNSNNQQHVQEQQQHLQQQQQQQQQQPQSLLDLSEWNNTRVLAKIHNHYAPGIIRQVQEASPDSILVEFDSTELGLLLYQDVLHQGRNHVILDASPPMADITLDARVCVRQRLEGRGSGSFVYVEGVITDINQATKQYSVQLIGDELANNKVVRRADLRLLQPPWWDELNELTPTGVATAPASSGKRKVSAGGAGSAAGEAMTVPSGNIVYPKAATGTPLTFVATRYDGKLPTAPPTSTPQQSQQHLVKQEEYYRTTATSPFPTRPPFAGPTHGSEQVAQSHPQQTNGLPDIVISPGSNGQHPKMQQQQQQQQQSSRGYDDYDSDDELKRVGIGYSPAAGELDTEKMSACSKRSSMQSRGSTSSLLDQRLTPRSHPATPSAIHRSQATTPHRFKKGDIVESESGVRKKYNGKQWRRLCMLCTKESQRRGYCSRHLNQKGNNSALPSSTGPGRLLSDSRSSSKTQIDEDTSRDSETSPNYRVKGRYDQEETDAAVMLVSLSSSRSATPSYTSPVNHAGASPLNAIAHSPVNVSASHRQNFFTPIANQSQQQQQQQQQPVAVPLDSKWKATPSPVLYNANNNNNNNNGWEASSSQSNSNNTHVAATTATSIASTQPLPPQTTPVSLVMHAPPPQQQHHQPPPPPPASLPAPAAPPTSGSSNNNNSVGHATSVIRISSSQQHQHQHHPHVVVSGGQTFHPVIVDATQLTVPLPPTTVSFHQPNTPTTTAATVASLGQDKMLPKNGYNAPWYKLLPHMTPMSKAPPAPATPTLTTSGSNYSVVMMQQQQHQQHQQQQHLQQQQPPPQMPLNHNNNHLIVPAPHCSPGKPLNCSMNDAKAAAAAAAAVASQRQQQQQQQEEPDDQLDDDVFEATTPGISGSSKKQTAAMRLATHNSNIRKLEECHDASDGAAGAPATSAAKRRSQSLSALQQQQQLQQQQAGAAGAAAGQPPNKKIRRPMNAFMIFSKKHRKMVHKKHPNQDNRTVSKILGEWWYALKPEQKAQYHELASSVKDAHFKLHPEWKWCSKDRRKSSTSTATPGGKAGGAPGVGDGKQRLVSVDGSDSLEHDMCPSTPGGSGSCGGQGMSSDLQGDIIPLTIDNYNSTCDEAPTTISMKGSGHGKLMKNELPSDEDEQMLVVEEEQPQQPVKKLDLHCRERVNDSDMDDAPFDFRKQQPEANQRSAEELNTPGANGQAMTAPPLSGGEREITVKPKAIKAHSVLESNMLSYTQMSNYTQYTSPKNPIGVTPFQPTGGAFKSMPISPKGSGCKPEDAASLQPHIKQEDIKQEPPSPYKLNGGSGSLAGGGVVSAPPPSSGSVGAIFNFNVPTATALSQKQFHYPMHHPHRSPTDLRAAHQACVPSSPAGMGLGHAASIATPPASAPAQIMGGGPGQGQKMLFAMSNPYPLLQRSHQPGTPSLEHLQLDAFAPGSYIFKNHNGLSSLPPPVSAQPTMLLHGYTPSHSAEPPASSPSYKSMPSTPKSATYLMSAPPERSMEGGMGGCASAAASGGNENDMEADGQQFILAPTPAQLGRAPLQRRKNLSQSKSENNVSFGANLGASNGQHISRKLHSPTMMDASSPIIGHVNSSSLSSALPTPTSSTTTPNSDEQPPLTPTTSSSNSAINQPPKSPMKGAPGSAAAALKKKNDEMNNSVLKQVDFEKKYKALPQFQPEDCQSPSAIAVPSSPRVYGTNYRKKNTAPPSVQKLMCEDDSIEEPASAPPTTTQRFFGPDFTNELKDDRFIELESSDQTGRSPRTPKTPLQSARSDASEKGHRKVLETRRHLVMQLFAEHGNFPTTQATIAFQTKHIDVFPRKQDLQLKIREVRQKLLGQASCTPHSAGPNTPSDSNSSSTTLSANSTGLNVQATNAAGGHQ; translated from the exons ATGCTCAGCGCTGCcaatgcaactgcaacagcaacacatgcaggagcagcagccgcGATTGCCGCAGCCGAGACTTATGTcataacaaacaaacagcagcaacatcagcagcagcagcaacaagtctttgttgttgccgccAACAAAATGGTGATACCAGCAACGGGAGCAACAATCGCCGGTataccaacagcaacaacaacagccgcTGTCGAGTCAACAGCAAcacagcagcatcagcagcaacaccagcaacatgtGCTGTTCCAGCCGCACCTAcagacaacaacagcagcaaccagCACAcctcagcaacagcagcagcagcaaccaccTCAGCCGCGGCAACATCCCAAGAAGCGAAAGTTCGATCCAGCCGAGCTGGACAAGACCGAGCAGCatccccagcagcagcagcagcatccacagcaacagcagcaactgaGTGTGCAGAAGCTGCAGAAACCCGCCGATACCAATGGCAATAGCGATGGACTGGCCAACGGCAATCAGCTTCATCGCATGATCGTGAGTTGCGGTGCAGGCACCGGCAACAACagtagcaacagcagcagtaacagcagtagcagtgatatcaagcagcagcaacgtaTTATCATTGCATCTCCGCTGCAACATGGCAGCGGTAGTACTTACAAGCAACATGTATCCAGCGGCAACAATAGTCACGCAGCCACAATTATTCATCAacaacgcacacacacgcCCACAACCGCCGTCTactaccaacaacaacaacagcagcagcagcaacaacaacaacaacaacgttTTAGCTTTAATTCAAACAATCAGCAACATGTACAGGAACAACAGCAGCacctgcaacaacaacaacaacagcagcagcagcagccgcaatCCCTGCTCGATCTCAGCGAGTGGAACAACACGCGTGTCCTAGCCAAAATCCACAATCACTATGCCCCCGGGATAATACGCCAAGTGCAGGAGGCGTCTCCCGACTCAATACTCGTGGAATTTGATTCCACCGAATTGGGATTGCTGTTATATCAGGATGTTTTGCACCAGGGCCGCAACCATGTGATACTCGATGCCAGCCCGCCCATGGCGGAT ATTACGCTGGATGCCCGTGTTTGTGTGCGACAACGGTTGGAGGGTCGTGGCTCCGGCAGCTTCGTCTACGTGGAAGGCGTCATCACGGACATCAACCAGGCCACGAAACAATATAGCGTGCAACTGATCGGCGATGAATTG GCTAACAACAAAGTCGTACGTCGCGCCGATCTGCGTCTCCTGCAGCCGCCGTGGTGGGATGAGCTTAACGAACTGACACCCACGGGTGTAGCAACTGCCCCAGCATCCAGCGGCAAGCGGAAAGTGTCAGCGGGGGGAGCAGGGTCGGCAGCAGGCGAAGCGATGACCGTGCCCAGTGGCAATATCGTTTACCCAAAGGCGGCCACCGGCACGCCATTGACTTTCGTGGCCACCCGCTACGACGGCAAGCTGCCCACGGCACCGCCCACGTCTACACCCCAACAGTCGCAGCAGCATCTTGTCAAACAAGAAGAGTATTATCGGACGACGGCCACGTCGCCGTTCCCAACGCGACCTCCATTCGCCGGTCCTACCCACGGATCGGAGCAAGTGGCTCAGTCGCATCCCCAGCAGACCAACGGCCTGCCGGACATCGTGATCTCCCCGGGCAGCAATGGGCAGCACCCCAagatgcaacagcagcagcagcaacagcaacagtcgTCGCGGGGCTACGACGACTACGACTCGGACGACGAACTCAAGCGGGTCGGCATCGGATACTCGCCAGCCGCCGGTGAGCTGGACACGGAGAAGATGAGTGCCTGCAGCAAGAGGAGCAGCATGCAGAGCCGCGGCAGCACGTCCAGTCTACTCGACCAGAGGCTCACTCCACGATCTCATCCAGCAACACCAAG TGCCATCCACAGATCTCAGGCCACCACGCCGCACCGCTTCAAGAAGGGAGACATCGTGGAGTCGGAGTCCGGCGTGCGCAAGAAGTACAACGGGAAGCAGTGGCGCCGCCTGTGCATGCTCTGCACCAAGGAATCTCAGCGGCGCGGCTACTGCTCGCGGCACCTCAACCAGAAGGGCAATAACAGCGCCCTGCCCTCGTCGACGGGCCCAGGACGTCTGCTCAG TGACAGCCGATCAAGCAGCAAGACGCAGATCGATGAGGACACCTCTCGCGACTCGGAGACGTCGCCCAACTATCGGGTCAAAGGCCGCTACGATCAGGAGGAGACCGATGCGGCCGTCATGCTGG tatCCCTAAGCAGCTCTCGATCTGCCACGCCCTCGTACACCTCACCTGTGAACCACGCCGGAGCATCACCGCTAAATGCCATCGCCCATTCGCCGGTAAATGTGTCCGCCAGTCACAGGCAGAACTTTTTTACGCCCATCGCCAACCAgtcgcagcaacaacagcaacagcagcagcaacctgTTGCCGTACCGCTCGACTCTAAGTGGAAAGCAACACCCAGTCCGGTGCTCTACaatgccaacaacaacaataataacaacaatggcTGGGAAGCTAGCAGCAGCcagagcaacagcaacaatacTCATGTTGCAGCTACGACAGCAACATCGATTGCTAGCACTCAACCACTGCCGCCGCAAACGACGCCCGTTTCGCTGGTGATGCATGCCCcaccgccgcagcagcagcaccaccaacctccgccgccgccacctGCCAGTTTGCCAGCGCCAGCGGCACCACCCACCAGCGGtagcagcaataacaacaacagcgtAGGCCATGCCACCAGCGTTATTCGCATCTCCAGCagccagcagcaccagcaccagcaccatcCACATGTGGTGGTATCCGGTGGTCAGACCTTTCACCCTGTGATTGTGGACGCCACTCAGCTGACGGTGCCCCTGCCCCCCACTACGGTTTCATTTCATCAACCTAACACGCCCACCACAACAGCGGCAACAGTGGCGTCCTTGGGTCAGGATAAGATGCTGCCAAAAAACG GCTACAATGCGCCCTGGTACAAACTGCTGCCGCATATGACGCCCATGAGCAAGGCACCGCCAGCTCCGGCCACCCCAACCTTGACCACTTCGGGCAGCAACTACAGTGTAGTGatgatgcagcagcagcaacaccagcagcatcaacaacagcaacatctacagcagcaacagccgcCGCCGCAAATGCCGCtaaaccacaacaacaaccattTGATTGTGCCAGCACCACACTGTTCGCCGGGCAAACCGCTCAACTGCTCCATGAATGATGCCaaggcagcggcagcagcagcggctgcAGTGGCCAGCCAgaggcagcaacagcagcagcagcaggaggagcctGACGACCAGCTGGACGATGATGTATTCGAGGCCACTACACCTGGGATCAGTGGCAGCAGCAAGAAGCAAACGGCGGCCATGCGATTGGCCACCCACAACAGTAACATACGCAAGCTGGAGGAGTGTCATGATGCCAGCGATGGAGCAGCAGGTGCTCCAGCTACTTCGGCTGCCAAGCGGAGAAGTCAATCGTTGAGCGCactgcaacaacagcagcagctgcagcagcaacaagctGGAGCGGCCGGAGCAGCGGCTGGGCAGCCGCCAAACAAGAAGATTCGGCGACCCATGAATGCCTTCATGATCTTCTCAAAGAAGCACCGCAAGATGGTGCATAAGAAGCATCCGAATCAGGACAACCGCACAGTTAGCAAGATCCTGGGCGAGTGGTGGTACGCCCTGAAGCCAGAGCAGAAGGCGCAATACCACGAGCTAGCCAGCTCCGTGAAGGATGCGCACTTTAAGTTGCATCCGGAGTGGAAGTGGTGTTCCAAGGATCGCCGAAAGTCATCCACATCGACGGCCACTCCTGGTGGCAAGGCGGGCGGAGCCCCCGGAGTGGGTGACGGCAAGCAGCGCCTGGTTTCAGTTGATGGCTCCGATTCCCTGGAGCACGATATGTGCCCCTCGACGCCAGGAGGCAGCGGCAGCTGTGGTGGCCAGGGCATGTCCTCTGATCTCCAGGGTGACATTATACCCTTGACGATCGACAATTACAATAGCACCTGCGATGAGGCGCCAACCACGATCTCGATGAAGGGCAGCGGCCACGGGAAGCTGATGAAGAACGAGTTGCCCTCCGACGAGGATGAGCAGATGCTGGTGGTGGAGGAGGAGCAACCGCAGCAGCCGGTAAAGAAGCTGGATCTGCACTGTCGCGAGCGGGTAAATGACTCAGACATGGACGACGCACCCTTTGACTTCCGCAAGCAGCAACCAGAAGCGAATCAG CGTTCGGCGGAGGAGCTCAATACGCCCGGTGCCAATGGCCAGGCCATGACCGCACCGCCGCTCAGTGGAGGAGAACGCGAGATTACAGTCAAACCGAAAGCCATTAAGGCCCATTCGGTGCTGGAGAGCAACATGCTGTCATATACCCAGATGTCCAACTACACGCAGTACACTAGTCCCAAGAATCCAATCGGTGTAACACCATTCCAACCCACAG GCGGCGCCTTCAAGTCGATGCCCATTAGCCCAAAGGGCAGCGGGTGCAAGCCGGAGGACGCTGCTTCCCTGCAGCCACATATCAAGCAGGAGGACATTAAGCAGGAGCCGCCATCGCCCTACAAGCTAAACGGTGGTTCAGGATCCCTTGCCGGAGGGGGCGTGGTCAGTGCTCCGCCACCCAGCAGCGGCAGTGTCGGTGCCATCTTCAACTTCAATgtgccaacggcgacggcttTGAGTCAGAAGCAGTTTCACTACCCCATGCATCATCCGCATCGCAGTCCCACGGATCTGAGAG CTGCCCACCAAGCGTGTGTGCCATCGTCGCCGGCGGGCATGGGACTGGGACATGCGGCCAGCATTGCAACGCCTCCGGCATCAGCGCCCGCCCAGATCATGGGAGGTGGGCCAGGGCAAGGCCAGAAGATGTTGTTCGCCATGAGCAATCCG TACCCTCTGCTGCAGCGTTCTCACCAGCCAGGTACGCCCAGTCTGGAGCACTTGCAGTTGGACGCCTTCGCGCCAGGAAGTTACATCTTCAAGAACCACAACGGTCTGTCCTCGCTGCCGCCGCCCGTCAGTGCGCAGCCCACGATGCTGCTGCACGGATACACACCAAGCCACAGTGCCGAACCGCCGGCCAGTTCGCCGTCGTACAAGTCGATGCCCTCCACTCCCAAGTCGGCCACATATCTCATGAGTGCGCCGCCGGAACGGAGCATGGAGGGGGGCATGGGTGGCTGTGCATCTGCAGCGGCGAGTGGAGGCAATGAGAACGACATGGAAGCCGATGGACAGCAGTTTATTCTGGCACCAACGCCGGCCCAGCTGGGACGAGCCCCACTTCAGCGCCGCAAGAATCTAT CTcaaagcaagtcggaaaacAATGTGTCCTTTGGAGCTAATCTGGGGGCCAGTAATGGGCAGCACATCAGCCGCAAGTTACACTCGCCCACAATGATGGATGCCTCTTCGCCGATCATTGGCCATGTGAACAGCAGCAGTCTCAGCTCGGCCCTGCCCACGCCCACGTCCTCAACCACTACGCCCAACAGCGATGAGCAACCGCCCCTGACGccgaccaccagcagcagcaacagcgccATCAACCAGCCGCCCAAGTCTCCGATGAAGGGAGCTCCGGGATCAGCGGCAGCGGCcctcaaaaagaaaaatgatgAGATGAATAA CAGTGTGCTCAAGCAGGTGGACTTTGAGAAGAAGTACAAGGCTCTGCCGCAATTTCAGCCGGAGGACTGTCAGTCGCCAAGTGCCATCGCTGTGCCCTCCTCGCCACGCGTCTATGGCACGAACTACCGGAAAAAGAACACGGCTCCGCCGTCAGTGCAGAAGCTAA TGTGCGAGGACGATTCGATTGAGGAGCCAGCCTCGGCACCGCCCACAACCACTCAGCGTTTCTTTGGTCCCGACTTTACCAACGAGCTAAAGG ACGACCGCTTTATCGAACTGGAGAGCTCTGACCAAACGGGCCGCTCGCCCAGAACACCAAAGACACCGCTCCAGAGCGCTCGGTCCGATGCCAGCGAGAAGGGGCACCGCAAGGTGCTGGAGACACGTCGCCACCTGGTCATGCAGCTGTTTGCCGAGCACGGTAACTTCCCCACTACCCAGGCCACCATTGCCTTTCAG ACCAAGCACATCGATGTCTTTCCGCGCAAACAAGATCTGCAGCTAAAGATACGCGAGGTGCGCCAGAAGTTGCTGGGCCAGGCATCCTGCACTCCGCACTCGGCAGGTCCCAACACACCGTCCGACTCCAACTCGTCGTCGACCACGTTGAGTGCAAATAGCACCGGCTTGAATGTGCAGGCCACCAATGCAGCAG GTGGACACCAATAA